Proteins found in one Mycteria americana isolate JAX WOST 10 ecotype Jacksonville Zoo and Gardens chromosome 8, USCA_MyAme_1.0, whole genome shotgun sequence genomic segment:
- the SRA1 gene encoding steroid receptor RNA activator 1 isoform X1 yields MAELYVKPGNQERGWNDPPQFSYGLQAQAGGPRRTPLTRRPPPSPVGAPPGAPPDPANAHAASTALHHSPALLGPPPLGPPPLGPVGHAPWVESRRLSTAAGLEECSPEECSVPANVVLTPLREALDACCPTVQKQVCDDIGRRLTVLGDAWAQGKLSTPVRKRMSLLVQELQQQHWDTADEIHRSLMVDHVNEVSQWLVGVKRLIAEMRSLPAAEPAAVTDGSTEAGPIQEDP; encoded by the exons ATGGCGGAGCTCTACGTGAAGCCGG GGAACCAGGAGCGTGGCTGGAACGACCCCCCCCAGTTCTCCTAtgggctgcaggcacaggctgGGGGTCCCAGGCGAACCCCGCTCACCCGCCGGCCCCCCCCTTCGCCCGTGGGGGCCCCCCCAG GTGCTCCTCCAGACCCAGCCAATGCTCATGCTGCCTCCACAGCACTGCACCActccccagcgctgctggggcCACCTCCCCTTGGGCCACCTCCCCTTGGGCCTGTCGGCCATGCCCCATGGGTAgagagcaggaggctgagcaCTGCAGCAGGCCTGGAGGAGTGCAGCCCGGAGGAGTGCAGTGTGCCTGCCAACGTGGTCCTCACCCCACTGAGGGAGGCCCTCGATGCCTGCTGCCCCACAGTGCAG AAACAAGTGTGCGACGACATTGGGCGGCGGCTGACAGTGCTGGGAGATGCATGGGCTCAGGGGAAGCTGTCGACCCCCGTGAGGAAGAGGATGAGCCTCCTGGTGCAAG AGCTCCAGCAACAGCACTGGGACACGGCTGATGAGATCCACCGCTCGCTTATGGTGGACCATGTGAATGAGGTGAGCCAGTGGCTGGTGGGTGTCAAGCGCCTGATCGCCGAGATGAGaagcctgcctgctgcagagccagctgcagtGACGGATGGCAGCACCGAGGCTGGGCCCATCCAGGAGGATCCCTGA
- the SRA1 gene encoding steroid receptor RNA activator 1 isoform X2, whose amino-acid sequence MAELYVKPGAPPDPANAHAASTALHHSPALLGPPPLGPPPLGPVGHAPWVESRRLSTAAGLEECSPEECSVPANVVLTPLREALDACCPTVQKQVCDDIGRRLTVLGDAWAQGKLSTPVRKRMSLLVQELQQQHWDTADEIHRSLMVDHVNEVSQWLVGVKRLIAEMRSLPAAEPAAVTDGSTEAGPIQEDP is encoded by the exons ATGGCGGAGCTCTACGTGAAGCCGG GTGCTCCTCCAGACCCAGCCAATGCTCATGCTGCCTCCACAGCACTGCACCActccccagcgctgctggggcCACCTCCCCTTGGGCCACCTCCCCTTGGGCCTGTCGGCCATGCCCCATGGGTAgagagcaggaggctgagcaCTGCAGCAGGCCTGGAGGAGTGCAGCCCGGAGGAGTGCAGTGTGCCTGCCAACGTGGTCCTCACCCCACTGAGGGAGGCCCTCGATGCCTGCTGCCCCACAGTGCAG AAACAAGTGTGCGACGACATTGGGCGGCGGCTGACAGTGCTGGGAGATGCATGGGCTCAGGGGAAGCTGTCGACCCCCGTGAGGAAGAGGATGAGCCTCCTGGTGCAAG AGCTCCAGCAACAGCACTGGGACACGGCTGATGAGATCCACCGCTCGCTTATGGTGGACCATGTGAATGAGGTGAGCCAGTGGCTGGTGGGTGTCAAGCGCCTGATCGCCGAGATGAGaagcctgcctgctgcagagccagctgcagtGACGGATGGCAGCACCGAGGCTGGGCCCATCCAGGAGGATCCCTGA
- the APBB3 gene encoding amyloid-beta A4 precursor protein-binding family B member 3 encodes MLGKDYMLAIVLVNCDDNLWSDQSLETDPDLPPGWRKIHDSLGTYYWHVSTGTTQWQHPAHTTGPGGRLEADGEEKLQGMDCQGPAAKHSAKDRPIPSPMASLSRRTSLSWYGDDFQHSTEPGSKCFAVRSLGWVEIPEEDLAPGKSSIAVNNCIQQLSNSKGQGSAENQGEGQDLVMILKKDTMSLVDPLDHSLIHHQPILSIRVWGVGCNNGRDRDFAFVASDKDTCVLKCHVFHCNVPAKGIAKALHEMCSKIMAERAVASSGLPHTTTLEPVSSEDLPLQVDILEAARQSMQTYEALYIGSLPVPRAMGMDVLNEAIEKLTRGPGRERWTPSLIHVSDTAMSVHPTQDEEAAHIWECQVRYVTFLGVGRDAHTFALIVDMGQHFQCTAFWCEPDAGTISEAVQAACMVQYQKCLLAAAPGAKAKGVTARGRAGPAASGDTASGVAKATGGSGGVVAAGACKRGLFSFLEAFRLRRALLHSP; translated from the exons ATGCTGGGCAAGGACTACATGCTGGCCATCGTCCTCGTCAACTGCGACG ACAACCTCTGGAGTGACCAGAGCCTGGAGACAGACCCTGACCTCCCCCCAGGCTGGAGGAAAATCCATGACTCTCTGGGCACCTACTACTGGCATGTGTCAACTGGCACGACGCAGTGGCAGCACCCTGCACACACCACTGGCCCAGGAGGGCGCCTGGAGGCTGATGGAGAGGAGAAACTCCAGGGAATG gACTGCCAGGGCCCTGCGGCAAAGCACTCGGCAAAGGACAGGCCCATTCCCAGCCCCATGGCTTCGCTGTCCCGGAG GACCTCGCTATCCTGGTACGGAGATGACttccagcacagcacagagccTGGCTCCAAG TGCTTTGCTGTGCGCTCACTGGGCTGGGTGGAGATCCCCGAGGAGGACCTGGCACCTGGCAAGAGCAGCATCGCTGTCAACAACTGCATCCAGCAGCTCTCCAACAGTAAGGGCCAGGGCTCTGCAGAGAACCAGGGCGAG GGCCAGGACCTGGTGATGATCCTGAAGAAGGACACCATGAGCCTGGTGGACCCCCTTGACCACAGCCTCATCCACCACCAGCCCATCCTCAGCATCCGTGTCTGGGGCGTTGGCTGCAACAACGGCAG GGACAG AGACTTTGCCTTTGTGGCCAGTGACAAGGACACCTGTGTCCTCAAGTGTCACGTCTTCCACTGCAACGTGCCTGCCAAGGGCATTGCCAAGGCCCTGCACGAGATGTGCTCCAAG ATCATGGCTGAGCGAGCCGTAGCAAGCAGCGGGCTGCCACACACCACCACGCTGGAGCCTGTCTCTAGCGAGGACCTGCCGCTGCAAG TGGATATCCTGGAAGCAGCGAGGCAGTCAATGCAGACCTACGAGGCGTTGTACATTGGCAGCCTGCCTGTGCCCAGGGCCATGG GGATGGATGTGCTGAACGAGGCCATCGAGAAGCTGACGAGGGGCCCTGGGCGGGAGCGCTGGACACCCTCCCTCATCCACGTGTCTGACACAGCCATGAGCGTGCACCCCACGcag gatgaggaggcagcACACATTTGGGAGTGTCAGGTGCGGTACGTGACCTTCCTGGGAGTGGGCCGGGACGCCCATACCTTCGCACTCATCGTGGACATGGGGCAACACTTCCAGTGCACGGCCTTCTGGTGTGAGCCCGACGCCGGCACCATCTCAgaggcagtgcaggcagcctgCATG GTGCAGTACCAAAAGTGCCTGTTGGCCGCTGCACCGGGGGCTAAGGCGAAGGGTGTAACAGccaggggccgggccgggccggcggcctCGGGGGACACCGCCAGCGGGGTGGCAAAGGCGACCGGGGGCAGCGGAGGGGTGGTGGCGGCCGGTGCCTGCAAGCGGGgcctcttctccttcctggaGGCCTTCCGCCTCAGGCGAGCCCTCCTCCACAGCCCAtag